The Acidobacteriota bacterium genome contains the following window.
TCGGTATCCAACGGCGCTGCTGCTCGTGGTTCTTGCCCTGGCCCTGAATTGGTTCGGGGATAGCCTGGACGGCACGCTGGCCAGAGTCCGCGACCGGCAGAGGCCGCGCTACGGATTTTACGTGGACCATGTGATCGATATGCTGGGTTCCTGCTTCCTCTTGGGGGGAATGGCCTTGTCGGGTTACATGAGCCCCTTGATTGCGCTGGGACTGTTGGTGGCCTTCCTGATGGTGGCCGCGGAGGTGTTTCTCGCCACTCACGTCCGCCAGGTATTTCGCCTTTCCTTTCTGCGGGTAGGACCGACCGAGCTTCGCATTCTGCTGGCCGTGGGTACCCTCTTCCTGCTCCACAAGCCCTGGGTGCGGTTGGGAGACCTGGGTCCGTATCTGCTGCTGGACGTAGGAGGCGTGGCCGGCATGGTGGGTCTGACCGTGACGCTGATCGTTTCCGTTGTCCGCAATACCCGAGCGCTCTATCTGGCCGAGAAACTGCCGCAATGAACGGAAAAAGTCCCGGGGAAATTTCGCAATCGGCCAGTTCTTGGCCTGCCTCCGGCGTGCTGAGGCGCTGGGTCCTCTTTTATGCCGTGGGGGCAATGGGCATGATCGTGCAGTTATCGTTCCTGGGAATCCTTGTCCTGGGATTGGGTGTGCACTACCTGGTTGGAACGGGTCTGGCAGTGTGGATCGCAATCCTCCACAACTTCCTTTGGCACGAGAAATGGACCTGGGCCGAACGGACCCGTTCCGACCGTTCGCGCCGGTGGCGGCGTCTGGCCCGCTTTCACATGAGTAGCGGGATCGTGTCGCTGACTGGAAACCTGTCCCTGATGCAACTGTTTGTGGGCCTTTGCGAAATGGGGCATGTGCCCGCCTGCCTGCTCTCGATTGCGGGCTGCTCCATCCTGAACTTCTACGCCAGCGACCGGCTGGTGTTTTCGGTCACACCGGACCTATCGAATGCCCTGGGTCTGTGCAGGCTGGGGTTGGTCGTATCGCCGGGAGAACGGACGATCCATGAAAGGACACCATCATGAAAAATTCAAGGTCCAGCGGGAACCGCCGGATGCTGCTCGGGCTGGCCGCAGCGGTCTGGATTCTGCAGGCTCAATCACTGACCGCCGTCACCCTGGAGAGTCGGACCCTCCAGGCCTGGAGTGCCTATGTTGAAGCCACCGAACGGCGAATCGCTCAAGAAATTGAATCGGGAAGGCGCTTCCTGGCGTTGGACTTTCAACCATTCTCCCTGGCCGACCGGGAGTTGAGAACCATTGCCTCCGGAGGCATTCCAGTGGCCCGGATGGCGACCTTCGACCCGCGGGGGAGGGAATTCACCGTCGACGGCGGCGCCATCCATCACTGGCGTGGATGCGTCCTGGTGCCGGGTGCAGACCTGGAGGAGGTGCTGTCGCGAATCGCCAATCCGGGTCCACCCGATGAACTCCAGGAGGATGTCCTGGACTCGGCGGTGCTGGGCCGGGGGCCCGATTGGCTGAAGATCTACCTCAAGCTGCAGCGCTCCAAGATTGTGACCGTCGTCTACAATACCGAGCATCTGGTCAGCTATCGCCGACACAAGAAGGGGAGGGCTTCCAGCCGGAGCGAAGCCCTCAAGATTGCGGAGTTGGAGTTCCCCAACTCCGCCAGGGAGAAGGAGAAGCCCCAGGGATCGGACCACGGGTTTTTGTGGCGATTGAATTCCTATTGGCGCTACCAGCAGGTGGATGGCGGTGTCCTGGTCGAGTGCGAATCGCTTAGCCTGAGTCGTTCCGTTCCGGTCTTGCTGGAGTTCTTGATCCGGCCGATCATCAACCGGACGGCCCGCCAGTCCATGCAGAGGACGCTGGCCGAGTTGCGGGACCGTCTGATCCGATCCCGCCGGCAGAAAATAGCTGCCATCGCGCTGGGAGTGGCTCCCCGTTGAAGAATGCGGATTCAGGACGTCCTTTTTCTGATGCGGCTCAAGAGATGATAGCCGTGGCGTTGATTTCGATCAGATAGTCGGGGTGAACCAGGCCCGCCACCTGCACCAGGGTGCTGGCCGGATAATCACCACTCCAGAATTCGGCTCTCACCTCGTGAACGGCCTGGAGGTGTTCCATGTTCACCAGAAAGACGTTGATACAGGCAATGTCCTCCAGGGCGCCGCCGACGGGTTCCAGGGCAGCCAGGATATTATGGAGCACCTGCCGCGTCTGCAGCCGAATGTCCCCCTTGCCAACCAGATTTCCCTTGGCATCGATGGCTACCTGGCCGGAGACGAAGCAGGTGCGGCCTTGGTCCGCCACGGCAACGTTGGAAAAGATGCCGAAGGGGCGGCAGAGGGTCGGGGGATTGTAAACGGTCTTGCCCATGCTTGCTTCCTCCTGTGATAGAGATAAGAAGGGAATGCGGTCGCGGAAGTCGTGACGACACAGTCTAACCCAAACACGTCCCGAAACTCCGGCGCGGGTTCGGTCCATCCCATCGGACGCCGCCAACTTCGCGAAGACACAAACTCTCGATCGGTCAACGACTGTCCCTGAAGGGATCCTCATGTTCCCCTACTTCGAAGCTCCGGCCATCACGCTGGGCCCCGTCACCCTGCATGCCTTCGGGATGTTGGTTGCAGCGGCGATTCTGTTGGGCCGCTGGATGCTGGTGCGGCGGGCCGAGAAGCGAGGACTGGACGGAGAGACGGCCTCCCGGCTTGTTCTCTGGATGGTCGTCTGCGGTCTGGTGGGAGCGCACCTGGTCGCCGTGACTCTCACCGATCCGAGGGACCTGGTCCGGGACCCCCTGGTCCTGATTCGACTGTGGGAGGGACTGTCTTCGGTAGGTGGAATTGTGGTGGGGATTCTGGCCGGACTATGGTGGATGCGGCGTTCCGGCTTGAAGCCCTCCGAGGTTCGGGTCTATCTGGATCTGGTTGCCTTCGTCTTTCCCTTTGCCTGGATCCTGGGGCGGGCCGGCTGCGCCGTGGCCCATGACCATCCGGGAATTCCCACCCAGGGGTGGTGGGCCGTGCAGTATCCGGATGTCCCGCGCTTTGACCTGGGACTCTTGGAATTCTTCTACGCCCTGTTTCTGGCGGGATTGTTCCAGTGGCTGGATCGACGTCCCAGGAGCGACGGCTTTTATTTGGGACTCTTATTCCTGCTCTACGGGCCGGTTCGCTTCTTTCTGGACGAGCTTCGGGTCGGTGACGCCCGGTACCTGGGCTTCACGCCGGCGCAGTATGGGTGCGTGGTGGCAGTGGTTCTGGGGGGCGTGGTTCTATGGAACCTGGGAGGCAGCTCCAAGCGAAGAAGCGCTGCGCCTTCCAAGCGGAAGAAGCCGGTAGGTTGACCGGCGGGAAAGGAATGCCCGGAGGATTTCCGGAAAAGTGTGACCTCACTCCACCCGGGATTCGTCCATCTCTCGGAAATAATCCGGACGCTTCAGCACCTCTCGTGGCTTGCTGCCGTCGGGCGGACCCACGATGCCATCGTCTTCCATGATGTCGAGCAGCCGGGCCGCCCGTCCGTAGCCGATGCGTAGACGGCGCTGCAGGGTGGAGGTGGAGGCTTTGCCCATTTCCACCACGATGCGGACTGCCTGGTCATAGAGCTCATCCGTCTCACGCTCCATATCGTCAGTGTCTGCTTTCTCGGAGCGCTCTTCCACGACACTTTGATCGTAGGCCGGTTGCGATTGGGTCTTGAGGTGCTCCACTACGCGGTTGATCTCCTCGGTGGTTACCAGGGCGCCGTGGACCCGGGTCATCCTCGAGGTGCCGGGAGGAATAAAGAGCATGTCTCCCTTCCCCAGGAGCTGTTGAGCTCCCATCTGGTCCAGAATGGTGCGCGAGTCCACCTTTTGGGCGACACGAAAGGAAATGCGGGAGGGGAAATTGGCCTTGATGATTCCCGTGAGTACGTCCACCGAGGGGCGTTGGGTGGCCACGATCAGGTGGATGCCCACCGCCCGGGCCATCTGGGCCAGTCGCATGATGGAATCTTCGATGTCTTTTGAGGCCACCATCATCAGGTCGGCCAGTTCATCGATCACGATGACAATGTAGGGCAGGGGCGTGAGAGGAGCGTTATGCTCCTCCGAGAACAGCTCCATATTGCGGGGCTTGCGCGCAAAGGTATTGAACTGGTCGATGCTGCGAACGCCCACCGAGGCCAGCAGCTTGTACCGGTTCTCCATTTCCTTGGTCGCCCACTTCAAGGCATTGGAAGCCCGCTTGGGTTCCACCACCACCGGAGTCAGCAGATTGGGAATATCCTCGTAGACACCCAGCTCCAGGCGCTTGGGATCCACCATGATGAATTTCACTTCTTCCGGCGCGGACTTGTAGAGGATGGAAAGGATCATGGCATTGATCCCTACGCTCTTGCCGGCGCCGGTCTGACCGGCAATGAGCAGGTGAGGCATCTTGGCCAGATCGGCGACCACGATTTTCCCAACAATGTCCTTGCCCAGGGCAATGGTCAGCCGGGAGGTGGACTTCTGGAATTCATTGGACCGGATCACCTCGCTCAGCAGAATCTGCTCCCGATCGGCGTTGGGGACCTCGACTCCGACCGTTGATTTTCCCGGCAATCGATTGATGCGCACCGACTCCGCCTTGAGGGCCAGGCACAGATCGTCAACCAGGTTGGTGATACGGCTGTACTTGACTCCGGCTTCCGGCTTGAATTCATAGGTGGTGACGACCGGGCCGGGATGAATATGCAGGACCTTCCCGTGGACGCCGAACTCCTTGCACTTCTCCGTCAATTGGCCGGCACACTCCAGCAGTTCCTCCTCTCCGACGTCAGCCCTTCTGCCAGGGGCCTGGAGGAGGTCGATGGAGGGCATCGGGAAATCGGTCTGTGATCTCTGTGCCGCCGGCCTGACTTTGGTCTTCCTCGCGACAGCCTCGGGAGCAGCCTCGGCGGAGTCCTCTTGGCCGGCGAATAACGTTGGTGGGGAAGGCTCTTCCTCCGCGGATTCCCACTGCTTGATCTCGGAAACCTTTTGCGTGGTGACGGCTTTCCTCTCCTCGCCCCGCTTCAGTCTGGCCTCCAGCCTCTCTTTCTGTCTCTTCTTTTCCGATGCCTTGCGCCAATTCCGCCATTGAGCCTGCCATACACTCAGGAATCGCAGCCGTCTTCCCAGCCAGTCCAGACAAACCCTGAAGGAGAAGCGGGTGGCGACAAAGAGAGAGGCCATGAAGATCATGAAGCCCAGGATGCAGGCGCCGGCCCAATTGAAACGGCCCTGAAACCATTCCGCCAGAAGGTCTCCGACCACCCCTCCGGCTTTGGTGGTGCCGCCGGTGCCGACAATCGCTCCGTCCTGGATCAACCACCCCACCGTTACAGGCTGGGGAAACTGCAATGCCAGAAGAAGACACCCCGAGCCGGCCAGGCAAAGCAGACCGAAAATCTTGGTGGACGGTGTGTTGATTTTCCGAGAGCGCAACCATTTCCAGCCGAAAATCAAGAAAATGACGGGAAACAGGAAAGAGGTGTATCCGAAGGCATTCAACAGCAGATCAGCCAGGATGGATCCATATTTACCGATGAAGTTGTGCACCGAATCCTGGCCGATCAACTGGCGGGATACGTTGAACGAAGGATCCATCGGATGGAAGGAGACCAGGCTCAATATCAGTAGAAGGGCCAGACTGAGCAGCATCAGCCCTACGGCCTCGTTGAAACGAGAATGCGCGGTGGGTGCCAGAAAGCCCATGCCTACAGTCCACCCCGTTGGAGGATGATGAGAATCACGATACCCAAAAGGATACGGTACTGGACAAAAACATAAAGCGTTTTTTTCCGGAGGAAACGGATGAAGACCTTGATGGTGAGGTGACCAACGATCAGGGCCGTGAGAAACCCGGCTGCCAGACTCATGGCCTCGCCCTCAGGAATTCCTAACTGATTGATTTCGAGGAGCTTTTTGAGGCTGGCTGCCGCAAGGATGGGAACCGCAAGCAGGAAGGAGAAGCGGGCGGCTGCCTCCCTCGTCATCCCCCGAAACAGTCCGGCCGTTATGGTGATGCCGGAGCGTGAGGTCCCTGGAATCAGGGCTGCCGCTTGAGCCATCCCCACCCACAGCGCATCCGTCAGCGAAATCCCTTCCAGCTCCTTGGTCAATGCCGCTCGGCGTTCCGAAAGCCAGAGAAGCAGGGCGAAGAAGATCAGTGTTACCGGAATGATTTCGGCAGTCCGAAGCTGGGTAGCGACCCAATCCTCCGCCAACATCCCGGCAATGGCGGCGGGAAGGGTTCCCAGGACCAGAAACAGGAGCATGTGGCGCCCGTCGGACCGCTCCTGGGAGCGGGCTCGGGAGGGCCAAATGCTCTCCCGGAGGATTTCGGCGCAGTCTCGCCAAAAGCAGGTGAGAATAGCCAGCAGGGTGGCGGCGTGCAGAACCACGTCAAAGGTGAGCCCCTGATCCGGCCAATCCGTTATCCAGGGAACCAGAATCAAATGGGCGGAGCTGCTGATGGGCAGGAACTCTGTCAGGCCCTGCACGGCACCCAGGACAATCGCCTGCTTCAAGGTCATGGAGTTACCTGGGGACGCCCTCGAACAGGACTGCCGGGCGCCCTGTCAAATCTCCAGGATAACCGGCAGCACCAGCGGCCGCTTGGACGTCTGCTTGAACAGGAAGCGGCGCAAGTCGGTACGGATTTTCTCCTTGATGAGGGACCAGTCGGTCCTCTCTTCAACGCTGGAATCCTCCAGGGTTTCCAGAACGCGGTCGCGGGCCTCCTCCAGGAGCGTGTCGTCATCGTCCACGAAGACGAATCCCCGAGTGATGATCTCGGGCTGTGTCTCCATCTGCCCGCTGGCTTTATTGATAGCCAGAATGGGAAGCACAATGCCGTCTTCGGAAAGATGGCGGCGGTCCCTCACCACCACTTCCTCCAGCTCGTCCAGGCTGCCCTCATCGATAAAGATGCGGCCAACCGGAGCCTTGCCGTTGACCTCGGCCCCCTGCCGGCTCAGTTGAATGCGATCGCCAGTCTCGGCCACCAGCACCGTGTCTCCCACCGCGTGCAGGTTTCTGGCCAACTCCGCGTGGCGATAGAGCTGGCGGTATTCTCCGTGGATGGGCACGAAATGCCTGGGGCGTACCAGGTTCAGCAGGAGCTTGAGCTCCTCGGAGCTGGCGTGGCCCGAAACATGAATGGGAGGTTGGGATCCGTCGTCGTAATGGACGGCCGCACCTCTCTTGTAGAGATGATTGACCATGCGGGAAATGGTCTTTTCGTTTCCGGGTATGATCCGTGCCGAAATCACCACGGTGTCATCGGACCCGATCCTGATGTTCTTGAAGTTGTCCACGGCCATCTGGGGCAAGGCGGCCAACGGTTGCCCTTGACAGCCCGTCAGAATCAGGACTACGTGTTCCGGCAGCATCCTCCTGACGTCCTGTATCTTGACCAGCAGTCCGTCCGGAATGTTGAGGTAGCCCAGTTGGTGGGCGATCTTGGTCGTCGACAGCATGCTCCGTCCGGCGATGGCCACCTTGCGCCCGTAGCGCTGGGCCAGGTTGAACACGGTCTGAATGCGGTGGATGGAGGAGGTAAAGCAGGAAACGATCACCTTGCCCGGAGCGTGGTGAAAGATCTCGTCCAGCTTCTCGATCACGGCGGTTTCCGAGGGAGTGATGCCGGGACGGTCCACGTTGGTGCTGTCGGAGAACAGGGCCAGCACACCCCGGCGCCCGTACTCGGCAATTCGGGGGAGGTCGGTGACCCGGCCATCCAGGGGCGAGGAGTCGATCTTGAAATCCCCCGTGTGGAGGATCACTCCCGCCGGAGTGGTAATCGCCAGCATGACGGCATCCACCACGCTGTGGGTGACATGGATGAACTCTACCTGGAACTCGCCCATTTGCCGGGTTTGCCCGGCCTCGACGGTGACAAGCTCGGCCTGGTCCAGTAACTGGTGTTCGGCCAGCTTGGCCGAGGCCAGACCCAGAGTGTAGCGGGTGCCGTAAATGGGAACGTGGCTCAGAGCGGGGAACACGAAGGGCAGCGCTCCAATGTGATCCTCGTGGCCGTGGGTCAGCACGATGGCCTGAACCTGGGAGGCGTTGTCGATCAGGAAGGAGATGTCGGGAACGATGACGTCGATTCCCAAGAGCTCTTCATCGGGAAACATCAAGCCGGAATCCACCACGATCATCTGAGATCCGTAGCGGAACACCAGCATGTTCATCCCGAACTCTCCCAGGCCGCCGAGCGGGATGGCTTCAATAGACTCCTGAGAATTCAAGCATTGACCTCCTGTTTGGGCGCCAGGCCCGTTTGCCGGGATTTCATCCTGTCCTGGATGTGGGCTAGGGGAAGACCGACATGTCCGTTTCCTGGGTGGTCATGAACTCCAGCAGCACCGGCACGCCTTCCTGGGTTTGGCGGATTCCTCGCTGGAGGGCCGGCACAATGGCCTCGGCCTTTTCCACCCGCTCGGAATAGCAACCCAGGGAGCGGGCCATCTCGGCGTAGTTTCCTGAAATATCGGTGATTCGGTGCCTCACGCTGGCAGTGGGATAGAACTGCAACTCGGCAGCCATGCAGAAATTGTTGAGCAGGATGGAGAGGATGGGGATCTCTTCCCGAACCGCAGTTTCGAGGTCGGTGCCGGTAAACCCGATGGCGGCGTCTCCCCAGAGGTTGATGCACAGTTTGTCCGGCCGGGCCAGCTTGGCTCCCATGGCCAGGCCCAACCCGTAGCCCAGCTGGGTCGACTTGCCCCAGCCGATGTAGGACAGGGGGCTGACGCATTCCCAGAAAGGAGAGAGCTGGTCCCTGGGACTGCCGGAGTCGTGGGTGATGATGGTATTGGCAACGTCCACCGTCCGCATCAGGTCCCGGATCACCCGATAGGGGGAGAGGGGCTGATGAGAGGCGGTCAATTTCGGCATCCAGGCAGCCATCCACTCGTTCCTGATGGCTTGAATCCGTTGGGCGATTCCCTCGGCCCGCCCTCGGCCCTCCGGATTCAGTCGGGGCCTGATTTCATCGATCAAGGCTTCCAGCGCCAGGCGGGCGTCGCCGACCAACCCGTGCTCCACGGCAACGTCCTTGTTGATGTCGGCGGAGTCGAGCGTCGCGTGCAGGATCCTGGCGCCGCCCGGCATCGACAACCCGAAGGGAGTGGTGGTAAAGCTGCATCCTACCCCGAAGACGAGATCGGCCTGGTTGAGGAACTCATGCACCATCCGGGTGGTGGAACGTCCGCCCGAACCCAGGGAGAGTGGGTGGTTTTCCGGAAAGGCGCTCTTGCCGCCCAGGCTGGTCGTCACCGGCGCTTCCAGCAACTCCGCAAATTCCCGCAGGGCCTCCCAGGCCTTGGCGTAGTGGATCCCCTGACCGGCATAGATGACCGGTCGTTCGGCCTGGAGCAGCATCTCGGCCGCCCGCATCACCGATGGTCCGTCCGGACCATACTGGATTCTTGGCGCCGGCTGGTAGGAGAAAGACTCGGGGACTGCCTCCGACAGCAGGTCGGAGGGGAACTCCACCAGCACCGGACGAGGGCGTCCGTTCCTGACCTGGGTAAAGGCGCGGCGGAGCGTTGCCGACAGGTGAGCCGGAAGCGTGACCTGCTCGCAGGACTTGGTCACCTGGCGGTAGTTGAGCGAGGAATTGAAGTTGGGCTGCACCTGGGCCCATTCCCGGGGATGGCCCATGGGCAGGACCATGATGGGGGCCGACTCGGAGTAGGCCTGGGCCACGCCGCCAAAGGCGTTTTCGGCGCCGGGCCCGTTCTGCATGCAGAAGACGCCGATCCGTTCCCCGCTGTGCATCCGGCTGAAGGCGTCGGCCATGTGCAGGCCGGTTCGTTCCTGACGCACGATGACAGGCCGGATGCCTGCCTTGGACGCCGATTCGATAAGGAAGTTCAGAGGGTAGGCGAAAAGGACATCCACGCCCTCGGAAATCAGAATGCGGGCAACTGCATCGCCAACGGTCATGGAAACACAGTC
Protein-coding sequences here:
- a CDS encoding CDP-alcohol phosphatidyltransferase family protein, with the translated sequence MKKDRSMHQREHGSLLAVAEKRALLWMARRMPYWINSDHLTLLGLVAMFGAGMAYFAAGRYPTALLLVVLALALNWFGDSLDGTLARVRDRQRPRYGFYVDHVIDMLGSCFLLGGMALSGYMSPLIALGLLVAFLMVAAEVFLATHVRQVFRLSFLRVGPTELRILLAVGTLFLLHKPWVRLGDLGPYLLLDVGGVAGMVGLTVTLIVSVVRNTRALYLAEKLPQ
- a CDS encoding GtrA family protein → MNGKSPGEISQSASSWPASGVLRRWVLFYAVGAMGMIVQLSFLGILVLGLGVHYLVGTGLAVWIAILHNFLWHEKWTWAERTRSDRSRRWRRLARFHMSSGIVSLTGNLSLMQLFVGLCEMGHVPACLLSIAGCSILNFYASDRLVFSVTPDLSNALGLCRLGLVVSPGERTIHERTPS
- a CDS encoding RidA family protein, with the protein product MGKTVYNPPTLCRPFGIFSNVAVADQGRTCFVSGQVAIDAKGNLVGKGDIRLQTRQVLHNILAALEPVGGALEDIACINVFLVNMEHLQAVHEVRAEFWSGDYPASTLVQVAGLVHPDYLIEINATAIIS
- a CDS encoding prolipoprotein diacylglyceryl transferase, whose protein sequence is MFPYFEAPAITLGPVTLHAFGMLVAAAILLGRWMLVRRAEKRGLDGETASRLVLWMVVCGLVGAHLVAVTLTDPRDLVRDPLVLIRLWEGLSSVGGIVVGILAGLWWMRRSGLKPSEVRVYLDLVAFVFPFAWILGRAGCAVAHDHPGIPTQGWWAVQYPDVPRFDLGLLEFFYALFLAGLFQWLDRRPRSDGFYLGLLFLLYGPVRFFLDELRVGDARYLGFTPAQYGCVVAVVLGGVVLWNLGGSSKRRSAAPSKRKKPVG
- a CDS encoding DNA translocase FtsK: MGFLAPTAHSRFNEAVGLMLLSLALLLILSLVSFHPMDPSFNVSRQLIGQDSVHNFIGKYGSILADLLLNAFGYTSFLFPVIFLIFGWKWLRSRKINTPSTKIFGLLCLAGSGCLLLALQFPQPVTVGWLIQDGAIVGTGGTTKAGGVVGDLLAEWFQGRFNWAGACILGFMIFMASLFVATRFSFRVCLDWLGRRLRFLSVWQAQWRNWRKASEKKRQKERLEARLKRGEERKAVTTQKVSEIKQWESAEEEPSPPTLFAGQEDSAEAAPEAVARKTKVRPAAQRSQTDFPMPSIDLLQAPGRRADVGEEELLECAGQLTEKCKEFGVHGKVLHIHPGPVVTTYEFKPEAGVKYSRITNLVDDLCLALKAESVRINRLPGKSTVGVEVPNADREQILLSEVIRSNEFQKSTSRLTIALGKDIVGKIVVADLAKMPHLLIAGQTGAGKSVGINAMILSILYKSAPEEVKFIMVDPKRLELGVYEDIPNLLTPVVVEPKRASNALKWATKEMENRYKLLASVGVRSIDQFNTFARKPRNMELFSEEHNAPLTPLPYIVIVIDELADLMMVASKDIEDSIMRLAQMARAVGIHLIVATQRPSVDVLTGIIKANFPSRISFRVAQKVDSRTILDQMGAQQLLGKGDMLFIPPGTSRMTRVHGALVTTEEINRVVEHLKTQSQPAYDQSVVEERSEKADTDDMERETDELYDQAVRIVVEMGKASTSTLQRRLRIGYGRAARLLDIMEDDGIVGPPDGSKPREVLKRPDYFREMDESRVE
- the uppP gene encoding undecaprenyl-diphosphatase UppP; translated protein: MTLKQAIVLGAVQGLTEFLPISSSAHLILVPWITDWPDQGLTFDVVLHAATLLAILTCFWRDCAEILRESIWPSRARSQERSDGRHMLLFLVLGTLPAAIAGMLAEDWVATQLRTAEIIPVTLIFFALLLWLSERRAALTKELEGISLTDALWVGMAQAAALIPGTSRSGITITAGLFRGMTREAAARFSFLLAVPILAAASLKKLLEINQLGIPEGEAMSLAAGFLTALIVGHLTIKVFIRFLRKKTLYVFVQYRILLGIVILIILQRGGL
- a CDS encoding ribonuclease J, with the protein product MNSQESIEAIPLGGLGEFGMNMLVFRYGSQMIVVDSGLMFPDEELLGIDVIVPDISFLIDNASQVQAIVLTHGHEDHIGALPFVFPALSHVPIYGTRYTLGLASAKLAEHQLLDQAELVTVEAGQTRQMGEFQVEFIHVTHSVVDAVMLAITTPAGVILHTGDFKIDSSPLDGRVTDLPRIAEYGRRGVLALFSDSTNVDRPGITPSETAVIEKLDEIFHHAPGKVIVSCFTSSIHRIQTVFNLAQRYGRKVAIAGRSMLSTTKIAHQLGYLNIPDGLLVKIQDVRRMLPEHVVLILTGCQGQPLAALPQMAVDNFKNIRIGSDDTVVISARIIPGNEKTISRMVNHLYKRGAAVHYDDGSQPPIHVSGHASSEELKLLLNLVRPRHFVPIHGEYRQLYRHAELARNLHAVGDTVLVAETGDRIQLSRQGAEVNGKAPVGRIFIDEGSLDELEEVVVRDRRHLSEDGIVLPILAINKASGQMETQPEIITRGFVFVDDDDTLLEEARDRVLETLEDSSVEERTDWSLIKEKIRTDLRRFLFKQTSKRPLVLPVILEI
- a CDS encoding thiamine pyrophosphate-requiring protein; its protein translation is MTVGDAVARILISEGVDVLFAYPLNFLIESASKAGIRPVIVRQERTGLHMADAFSRMHSGERIGVFCMQNGPGAENAFGGVAQAYSESAPIMVLPMGHPREWAQVQPNFNSSLNYRQVTKSCEQVTLPAHLSATLRRAFTQVRNGRPRPVLVEFPSDLLSEAVPESFSYQPAPRIQYGPDGPSVMRAAEMLLQAERPVIYAGQGIHYAKAWEALREFAELLEAPVTTSLGGKSAFPENHPLSLGSGGRSTTRMVHEFLNQADLVFGVGCSFTTTPFGLSMPGGARILHATLDSADINKDVAVEHGLVGDARLALEALIDEIRPRLNPEGRGRAEGIAQRIQAIRNEWMAAWMPKLTASHQPLSPYRVIRDLMRTVDVANTIITHDSGSPRDQLSPFWECVSPLSYIGWGKSTQLGYGLGLAMGAKLARPDKLCINLWGDAAIGFTGTDLETAVREEIPILSILLNNFCMAAELQFYPTASVRHRITDISGNYAEMARSLGCYSERVEKAEAIVPALQRGIRQTQEGVPVLLEFMTTQETDMSVFP